The Claveliimonas bilis genome window below encodes:
- the istB gene encoding IS21-like element helper ATPase IstB translates to MNREILKSMDTGHIPVQRLTALLETFTLKHAARMLPDLLETADLQDSSCREFLLAVLETEVKGRNERRRKRNYSAAHFPPNIRPLEEFDPEELESGITHAQLSVLKELSWLDNCGNLVFAGPPGLGKTMVACGLGLQAVNSGYTVCFEKMTSLIKILDTAETERAAGFRLKNIKKAQLVIIDEIGYTPISRGQANRFFTFISDTYETSSIIFTTNKEIVDWAEMMGDPVLTTAMLDRILHHAKCYSFRGESYRLKHPDLYPQGETGM, encoded by the coding sequence ATGAACCGTGAAATCTTAAAAAGTATGGATACCGGCCATATCCCTGTACAGCGGCTCACAGCGTTGCTCGAAACATTTACCTTAAAGCACGCGGCGCGCATGCTTCCGGATCTTCTGGAAACTGCGGATCTGCAGGACTCCTCCTGCAGGGAATTTCTTCTGGCCGTTCTTGAGACCGAAGTCAAAGGGCGGAATGAACGGCGTCGGAAGCGTAACTATTCCGCGGCGCATTTTCCACCAAATATCCGGCCGCTGGAAGAGTTTGATCCGGAAGAGCTGGAGTCAGGTATCACCCACGCACAGCTCTCCGTTTTGAAAGAACTGTCCTGGCTGGACAACTGCGGAAACCTTGTCTTTGCGGGGCCTCCGGGCCTCGGCAAGACCATGGTTGCCTGTGGCCTTGGTCTGCAGGCTGTCAACAGCGGCTATACTGTATGTTTTGAGAAGATGACCAGTCTGATCAAGATCCTTGATACCGCAGAGACAGAGCGTGCAGCCGGATTCCGGCTCAAAAATATCAAGAAAGCACAGCTTGTCATAATTGATGAGATCGGCTACACACCGATCAGCCGCGGACAGGCAAACAGATTTTTCACATTTATCAGTGATACCTATGAAACCAGTTCTATCATCTTTACCACCAACAAAGAGATCGTTGACTGGGCTGAGATGATGGGGGATCCGGTACTTACCACTGCAATGCTGGATCGGATCCTGCACCATGCCAAGTGTTACTCTTTCCGCGGGGAATCGTACCGGCTGAAGCACCCTGACCTTTACCCACAGGGAGAAACAGGGATGTAA